A single genomic interval of Asinibacterium sp. OR53 harbors:
- a CDS encoding DUF4256 domain-containing protein: MSNNKKKLSPAQSEELLKTIRTRFEKNKNRHKGIEWDHVQARLKAHPDKLWSLNEMERTGGEPDVVGYDKKTGEYIFYDCSAESPKDRRSFCYDREALEERKENKPENNAMDVAAAMGIELLTVEQYHELQQLGKFDLKTSSWVQTPPAIRKLGGAVFCDRRYDHVFLYHNGAISYYAARGFRGSLRV; the protein is encoded by the coding sequence ATGAGTAACAATAAAAAGAAGTTATCACCTGCACAAAGTGAAGAACTACTCAAAACAATAAGAACCCGTTTCGAGAAAAACAAGAACCGCCATAAAGGGATTGAATGGGATCATGTACAGGCAAGGTTGAAGGCGCATCCGGATAAGCTCTGGTCGCTCAATGAAATGGAAAGAACCGGTGGTGAACCCGATGTTGTTGGATATGATAAAAAAACAGGTGAATATATCTTTTATGATTGCTCCGCAGAAAGCCCTAAAGACCGCAGAAGCTTTTGTTACGACCGCGAAGCACTGGAAGAAAGAAAAGAAAATAAACCAGAGAACAATGCGATGGATGTGGCAGCTGCCATGGGTATTGAACTCTTAACTGTAGAGCAATACCATGAGCTGCAACAATTGGGAAAATTTGATCTGAAAACATCTAGCTGGGTGCAAACCCCTCCTGCCATCAGGAAACTCGGCGGGGCTGTTTTTTGCGATCGTCGCTACGATCATGTCTTCCTGTATCACAACGGCGCTATTTCCTACTACGCTGCCAGGGGCTTTCGAGGATCTTTAAGGGTTTAA
- the gyrA gene encoding DNA gyrase subunit A has translation MEENHLPEQTNDNDRIIQVNIEEQMKTAYIDYSMSVIVGRALPDVRDGFKPVHRRVLYAMNELGNHSNKPYKKSARIVGEVMGKYHPHGDASIYDTLVRMAQDWTMRYTLVDGQGNFGNQDGDMPAAMRYTEARLQRVAEAMLDDIEKETVDFQLNFDDSLSEPSVLPTRIPQLLVNGSSGIAVGMATNMMPHNLGEVVDGCIAYIDNKAIAVEELLNYVKAPDFPTGGVIYGMEGVREGLITGRGRVVLRGKCHVDTKASGREQIVITQVPYLVNRDKLTDRIGQLVNDKTIEGIAHVNNESNMREGTRIVLDLKRDAVAQVIINQLYKYTELQTSFGINNVAISKGRPRVMNLKDLIAEFIEFRMDVVIRRTRYELRKAEERAHILQGYLIALDHLDEVIQLIRSSSTPEAAKENLVNAGWGLDEIQAKAILELRLQRLTGMERDKIREEFDQLMIQIGKLKELLANEGLRYDLIKTELQEVKDKFADERKTEIQYLADEMRIEDLIEEEDVVITISHLGYIKRTSASEYRQQRRGGRGAVGSKTREEDYVEHLFVASTHDTMMFFTEKGRCYWLRVYEIPEGDKQSKGRAIQNLIQIPNDDKVKAIIDVKNLDDKAFVESHYIVLCTKKGVIKKTSLEDFSRPRATGVNAITIVEGDELLEAKMTNGHSEIMLAVKSGRAIRFPEEKVRATGRGAIGVAGIEVDDEKDEVIGMICINKEDTTRTILVVSEKGFGKRTQVDEYRITNRGGKGVKTINVTDKTGSLVGILYVTEKEDLIITCKSGITIRTGIVDIREAGRATQGVKLIRIDEGDEIAAISQIEDQEEEVETPDNESAGNADDENAENQAQPL, from the coding sequence ATGGAAGAAAACCATTTACCCGAACAGACGAACGACAACGATCGTATCATACAGGTCAATATAGAGGAGCAAATGAAGACCGCTTACATCGATTATTCGATGTCGGTCATAGTAGGAAGGGCCCTTCCCGATGTGCGGGATGGCTTCAAACCCGTTCATCGCCGCGTGCTCTACGCCATGAATGAGCTGGGCAACCACAGCAATAAGCCCTATAAAAAATCAGCCCGTATTGTGGGGGAAGTAATGGGTAAATACCATCCGCACGGAGATGCTTCCATTTACGATACGTTGGTGCGTATGGCGCAGGACTGGACCATGCGTTATACCCTGGTAGACGGCCAGGGTAACTTCGGTAACCAGGACGGGGACATGCCTGCTGCCATGCGTTATACCGAAGCGAGGCTGCAGCGTGTGGCCGAAGCCATGCTCGATGATATCGAAAAAGAGACTGTAGATTTTCAACTCAACTTCGACGACTCGCTCTCAGAGCCCAGCGTATTACCTACCCGTATACCGCAATTGCTGGTAAACGGTTCATCGGGTATTGCCGTGGGTATGGCCACTAATATGATGCCCCATAACCTGGGTGAAGTGGTGGATGGTTGCATTGCATATATCGACAACAAGGCGATAGCAGTAGAAGAACTGTTGAATTATGTAAAAGCTCCTGACTTTCCTACGGGCGGCGTGATCTATGGCATGGAAGGCGTGCGCGAGGGCCTTATCACCGGAAGGGGACGAGTGGTGTTGCGGGGTAAATGCCATGTAGATACCAAGGCCAGCGGGCGGGAACAGATCGTGATTACACAGGTACCGTATCTCGTCAACCGGGACAAGCTGACCGACAGGATCGGACAGCTCGTGAACGATAAAACCATCGAAGGCATAGCGCATGTGAACAACGAAAGCAACATGCGCGAAGGAACCCGTATTGTGCTTGACCTCAAGCGCGATGCCGTGGCACAGGTCATCATCAACCAATTGTATAAATACACCGAACTGCAAACCAGTTTCGGTATCAATAATGTGGCCATCAGCAAAGGAAGGCCGCGGGTGATGAACCTGAAAGACCTCATTGCCGAATTCATCGAATTCAGGATGGACGTAGTGATACGCCGCACCCGTTATGAATTGCGCAAAGCCGAAGAGCGTGCGCATATTTTACAGGGATACCTCATTGCACTCGATCACCTCGATGAAGTGATTCAGCTGATACGCAGTTCATCTACGCCTGAAGCGGCCAAAGAAAACCTGGTCAATGCAGGATGGGGATTGGATGAAATACAGGCCAAAGCCATACTGGAACTGAGGCTGCAAAGGCTTACCGGCATGGAGCGCGACAAGATCCGCGAAGAGTTCGATCAGTTGATGATACAGATCGGCAAGCTAAAAGAACTGCTGGCCAATGAAGGATTGCGTTATGATCTTATCAAGACAGAACTGCAGGAAGTAAAAGACAAATTCGCCGACGAAAGAAAAACAGAAATACAATACCTCGCTGATGAAATGCGGATTGAAGACCTCATTGAAGAAGAAGATGTGGTCATTACTATTTCGCACTTAGGTTATATCAAACGCACTTCAGCCAGCGAATACCGCCAGCAGCGCCGCGGAGGCAGGGGAGCGGTAGGTTCCAAAACCCGCGAAGAAGATTATGTAGAACATTTGTTTGTAGCATCTACCCATGATACCATGATGTTCTTCACCGAAAAAGGACGTTGTTACTGGCTGCGTGTGTATGAAATACCGGAAGGAGATAAGCAGAGCAAGGGCAGGGCAATACAGAACCTGATACAGATACCGAACGACGATAAGGTAAAAGCCATCATCGACGTGAAGAACCTGGATGACAAAGCATTTGTAGAGAGCCATTATATTGTGCTGTGTACCAAGAAAGGCGTGATCAAGAAAACTTCACTCGAAGATTTCAGCCGTCCGCGCGCTACCGGCGTTAATGCCATTACCATTGTGGAGGGCGATGAACTGCTGGAAGCAAAAATGACCAACGGACATTCAGAGATCATGCTGGCCGTGAAGAGTGGAAGGGCCATCCGTTTCCCTGAAGAAAAAGTAAGGGCAACCGGACGCGGCGCTATTGGTGTGGCAGGTATAGAAGTGGATGATGAGAAAGACGAAGTGATTGGTATGATCTGCATCAATAAAGAAGATACTACCCGCACTATATTGGTGGTAAGCGAGAAAGGTTTTGGTAAGCGTACACAGGTAGATGAATACCGCATCACCAACAGGGGAGGAAAAGGAGTGAAGACCATCAATGTTACCGATAAAACAGGCAGCCTGGTAGGTATACTTTACGTAACAGAAAAAGAAGACCTGATCATCACTTGCAAATCGGGCATTACCATCCGTACCGGTATCGTAGATATCCGGGAAGCGGGACGTGCCACACAAGGTGTTAAACTGATCCGCATAGATGAAGGCGATGAAATTGCAGCGATATCTCAAATAGAAGACCAGGAGGAAGAAGTAGAAACACCTGATAATGAGTCGGCAGGCAATGCTGACGATGAAAATGCTGAAAATCAGGCACAGCCTTTGTAA
- a CDS encoding dihydrofolate reductase family protein, translated as MRKLKLQVQMSVDGYVAGPNGELDWMTWNLDSKLINFITELTDSSDTILLGRKMTEGFVNYWEAVQPNSPEYSFALKMVNTPKVIFTKTLDKPIGKNTSLAKGNLSDEITKLKKQEGKDIVVYGGAGFVSALIQGRHIDEFNFFINPVMINKGMRIFDLANMRQELLLVSAIPYECGITVLRYQLK; from the coding sequence ATGCGGAAATTGAAATTACAAGTACAGATGTCTGTTGATGGTTATGTAGCTGGTCCTAATGGCGAGCTGGACTGGATGACATGGAACCTGGATAGCAAGCTCATCAATTTCATTACCGAACTCACAGACAGTTCAGATACCATTTTGTTGGGCCGTAAAATGACGGAAGGCTTCGTGAATTATTGGGAAGCCGTACAACCCAACAGCCCGGAATATTCTTTTGCATTGAAAATGGTCAATACCCCCAAAGTCATCTTTACCAAAACCCTCGATAAACCCATCGGCAAAAACACTTCACTGGCCAAGGGCAACCTGTCCGACGAAATTACCAAGCTGAAAAAGCAGGAGGGGAAAGACATTGTTGTATATGGTGGCGCAGGGTTTGTTTCTGCTTTGATACAAGGCAGGCATATCGATGAATTTAATTTTTTCATCAACCCGGTGATGATCAATAAAGGGATGCGCATATTTGATCTGGCCAATATGCGGCAGGAGCTTTTATTGGTGAGCGCTATACCTTATGAATGTGGCATTACCGTGCTTCGGTATCAATTGAAATAA
- a CDS encoding TonB-dependent receptor domain-containing protein produces MFTGKTLYAQSVITTATIQLNINNQPIEQVFSLIEKQTGYRFAYNTDLPELKKRVSYTSGPISLTALLKILLQGTDITYNIIGNQIVLQNNNAADKIVVNGYVKDAGTGELLIGAGVYLPEQKTGTVSNNYGFYALTVPRNANLEMQVSYVGYRTEDRKLNATRNTAMNIGLMARQDSVLSHVVVTDDKSSENLRLNQLGLVDISTDMLTNAPSVSGTGDVISSVEMQPGVHAGMEGTPGFFVRGGNAGQNLIQLDEATLYNPSHLFELVSIFNGAVIKRASLLKGGFPASYGDHVSSVLDIAMNDGSNEHFGGVVQAGSIVSGLTLYGPLKKKKASFLVSARRSMLDYLLQAFDVKSNYYSNYAFYDVNAKVNWQFSERDRILLSYYKGQDRNTFQDQPDDTTSITYGNKFGNEVFAFRWNHLFSKRLFANTSVMYNNYYQLLSALQDDYFAQLYSGIRDINAKVDFYYYPSQAHRIKGGINFLRQQLFPATFSNKIPPSGNINNIKPDEIPEHLTARVAAYLSDEIRFNNRLNLYLGVRAPVFYSDSIRYTDIEPRVSLRYLISPATSIKLSYTQMHQYIHLVQSYNSSFPAEIWIGSNSMVKPQSAQQYSLGLFNNFSNNSFQASVEVYYKTMENQLLFKGGTTPAVDVNLDDNLIFGKGRSYGAEFFLKKRKGRLTGWLGYSLAYAYQQFDSLNLGREFPFAYDRRHSFYLTGAYTFNKHWRAAANFFAASGRAFTIQTLTTNPPGSTGGNPLYDDDNGSGGGGVPTQTLEVNNYRLAPYDRLDLSLSYKLVKETRTGSREAEWTLSVYNVYAQNNVFFAYRAIDPSTHQAVVKQVSFIPVIPTLSFRYKF; encoded by the coding sequence ATGTTTACAGGAAAGACGCTTTATGCGCAGTCGGTCATCACTACCGCTACCATCCAACTCAATATCAATAATCAGCCCATTGAACAGGTATTCAGCCTGATTGAAAAGCAAACAGGTTACCGGTTTGCATATAATACCGATCTGCCGGAACTGAAGAAACGGGTGAGTTATACATCAGGGCCCATATCCCTGACTGCTTTATTGAAAATATTGTTGCAGGGCACAGACATCACCTATAATATCATTGGCAACCAGATCGTATTGCAGAACAATAATGCAGCCGATAAAATAGTGGTCAACGGTTATGTAAAAGATGCCGGCACCGGCGAGCTTTTAATTGGGGCGGGCGTGTACCTTCCGGAACAAAAAACAGGTACCGTATCCAACAACTATGGATTCTATGCGCTGACTGTTCCCAGGAATGCCAATTTGGAAATGCAGGTATCTTATGTGGGCTACCGTACAGAAGACCGGAAGCTGAATGCTACACGCAATACGGCCATGAACATTGGGTTGATGGCGCGGCAGGATTCTGTGTTGTCGCATGTAGTAGTGACAGATGACAAGAGCAGTGAAAACCTGCGGCTGAACCAGTTAGGTCTGGTAGATATTTCTACCGATATGCTTACGAACGCGCCGTCTGTGAGCGGAACAGGTGATGTGATCAGTTCAGTGGAGATGCAGCCGGGTGTGCATGCAGGCATGGAAGGCACGCCGGGATTTTTTGTAAGGGGAGGGAATGCCGGACAAAATTTAATTCAACTCGATGAAGCTACTTTGTATAATCCCAGTCACTTGTTTGAATTGGTGAGTATTTTTAACGGGGCGGTCATTAAAAGAGCTTCTTTACTCAAAGGCGGCTTCCCTGCTTCCTATGGAGATCATGTGAGTTCGGTACTCGATATTGCCATGAACGACGGCAGTAATGAGCATTTTGGCGGAGTGGTGCAGGCGGGCAGCATTGTATCGGGACTGACATTGTATGGTCCACTCAAAAAGAAAAAAGCATCTTTTCTTGTATCAGCCCGGAGAAGCATGCTGGATTATCTCTTACAGGCTTTTGATGTAAAAAGTAATTATTACAGCAATTATGCTTTTTACGACGTGAACGCCAAAGTGAACTGGCAGTTTTCTGAGCGTGACAGGATATTGCTGAGTTATTATAAGGGGCAGGACAGGAATACTTTCCAGGATCAGCCGGATGATACCACTTCCATCACTTATGGCAATAAGTTTGGCAATGAAGTGTTTGCATTCCGCTGGAACCATTTGTTCAGCAAGCGGTTGTTTGCCAATACATCGGTGATGTACAACAACTATTACCAATTGCTTTCCGCTTTGCAGGATGATTATTTCGCCCAATTGTATTCGGGCATCAGGGATATCAATGCGAAGGTTGATTTTTATTACTATCCCAGCCAGGCGCATCGCATCAAAGGAGGGATTAATTTTTTGCGGCAACAATTATTTCCGGCAACATTCTCGAATAAAATTCCTCCTTCGGGTAATATCAACAACATCAAGCCCGATGAAATTCCTGAACACCTTACGGCACGTGTAGCCGCTTACCTGAGCGATGAGATACGGTTCAATAACCGGTTGAACCTCTACCTGGGCGTACGGGCGCCGGTCTTCTATTCCGATAGTATTCGATATACAGACATAGAGCCGCGCGTATCCTTGCGCTACCTGATAAGTCCTGCCACCAGTATCAAACTGTCGTATACACAGATGCACCAGTACATTCACCTGGTACAGAGCTATAATTCTTCTTTCCCAGCAGAAATATGGATCGGCAGTAATAGTATGGTAAAACCGCAGTCAGCACAACAGTATTCGCTTGGTCTCTTTAACAACTTCAGTAACAATAGTTTTCAGGCCAGTGTTGAAGTTTATTACAAAACGATGGAGAATCAGTTGTTATTCAAAGGAGGCACTACACCTGCAGTGGATGTGAACCTTGATGACAACCTGATTTTTGGAAAGGGCCGCAGCTATGGAGCGGAATTTTTCCTGAAGAAAAGAAAGGGGCGATTGACCGGATGGTTGGGCTATTCATTAGCGTATGCTTACCAGCAGTTCGACTCGCTGAACTTGGGCCGGGAGTTTCCTTTTGCATATGACCGGAGGCACAGCTTTTATCTTACAGGTGCCTACACTTTCAACAAACACTGGCGGGCGGCTGCCAATTTTTTTGCCGCCAGCGGCAGGGCCTTCACCATTCAAACACTGACTACCAACCCACCAGGCTCCACTGGAGGCAACCCATTATATGACGACGACAACGGAAGTGGCGGTGGGGGAGTGCCCACACAAACCCTCGAAGTAAATAATTACCGGCTGGCGCCTTATGACAGGCTCGATTTATCGCTGAGCTACAAACTCGTTAAAGAAACCAGGACGGGCAGCAGGGAAGCGGAATGGACGCTTTCAGTTTACAATGTGTATGCCCAGAACAACGTGTTCTTTGCCTATCGCGCCATTGACCCCTCAACGCACCAGGCTGTTGTTAAACAGGTTTCTTTTATTCCGGTCATTCCCACGCTGAGTTTCCGTTATAAGTTTTAA
- a CDS encoding SRPBCC domain-containing protein, whose protein sequence is MERKTKINAEDGKQELTIIREFDLPLELLFKAYEDASIVEQWMGTQVLKLENKKHGGYQFETTDPKGNVVFRANGVIHAFIPNQKIIRTFEMENTPFDVQLECLEFERLTDNTSKLNMHVVYRSIALRDQMLQLPFAQGINMAHNRLQEIVSKLK, encoded by the coding sequence ATGGAACGCAAGACAAAGATCAACGCCGAAGACGGCAAACAAGAATTAACGATTATCCGGGAATTCGATTTGCCACTGGAGTTATTGTTTAAAGCATACGAGGATGCCAGTATTGTTGAACAATGGATGGGAACCCAAGTGCTGAAATTAGAAAACAAGAAACACGGCGGTTACCAGTTTGAAACAACCGATCCTAAAGGAAATGTAGTGTTCCGGGCCAACGGTGTTATCCATGCGTTTATTCCGAATCAGAAGATCATCCGCACATTTGAAATGGAAAATACTCCCTTCGATGTGCAACTGGAATGCCTGGAATTTGAACGGCTTACAGACAATACCAGCAAACTCAATATGCATGTTGTCTACAGATCAATTGCGCTGAGAGATCAAATGCTGCAACTCCCCTTTGCCCAAGGCATCAATATGGCGCATAACCGTTTGCAAGAAATTGTCAGCAAATTAAAATAA
- a CDS encoding septal ring lytic transglycosylase RlpA family protein: protein MQVTKSFIRLAIPLLLVITGCSRRITETGMASYYGVNDGFNGRKTANGEIFNTYRLTAAHKTLPFGTVVKVTNLSNGESVKVRINDRGPYIKGRIIDLSAKAAEKIDMTSKGIAQVKLSYKKKKK, encoded by the coding sequence ATGCAAGTAACAAAGTCCTTTATCAGATTAGCCATCCCCCTGCTGCTGGTTATCACTGGCTGCTCCAGGAGAATTACCGAAACCGGTATGGCTTCTTATTACGGTGTGAACGATGGATTCAATGGAAGGAAAACAGCCAATGGTGAAATATTCAACACCTATAGATTGACGGCCGCTCATAAAACACTTCCTTTTGGCACCGTGGTAAAAGTTACCAATCTCTCAAACGGCGAAAGCGTTAAAGTGCGCATCAACGACCGTGGTCCATACATTAAGGGACGGATCATTGACCTGAGCGCGAAAGCCGCCGAAAAGATCGACATGACTTCCAAAGGCATTGCCCAGGTAAAACTCAGTTATAAAAAGAAGAAAAAATAA
- a CDS encoding RNA polymerase sigma-70 factor: MTPEESAIWIRIQQKDIRAFEEFYRSAYKRFFLMAFQYLKDADISQEVVNDVFMKLWEDSAEITIEKSLVSYIYRAVINRSLNQLQKQKRDLAQIRSLQYSLQHDATYELRQMEENELKAALYKAIDQLPDQCRRVFCLSRFEQLKQQEIADQLGISIKTVKNHITYALKQLQKVTGELLVIGIALLKLFFFRD, from the coding sequence ATGACCCCTGAAGAATCAGCTATCTGGATACGCATACAGCAAAAGGACATCAGGGCATTTGAGGAATTTTACCGGTCGGCCTACAAGCGCTTTTTTTTGATGGCTTTTCAATATTTAAAAGACGCAGATATTTCGCAGGAAGTGGTAAATGATGTGTTCATGAAATTGTGGGAAGACAGCGCTGAGATCACCATTGAAAAATCGCTGGTATCTTATATCTACCGGGCTGTGATCAACCGGAGCCTCAACCAGTTGCAGAAACAGAAAAGGGATCTGGCGCAAATACGATCCTTGCAGTATTCCTTGCAACATGATGCCACATATGAGTTGCGGCAGATGGAGGAAAACGAGCTCAAGGCGGCCCTGTACAAAGCCATCGATCAGTTACCTGACCAGTGCAGGCGGGTGTTTTGCCTGAGTCGTTTTGAGCAGTTGAAACAACAGGAAATTGCCGACCAACTGGGTATTTCCATCAAAACAGTAAAAAATCATATTACATACGCTTTAAAACAATTACAGAAAGTGACAGGAGAGCTGCTGGTTATTGGTATTGCCTTGCTGAAATTATTTTTTTTCAGGGATTGA
- a CDS encoding FecR family protein yields the protein MDPLSEHTIPWDLIADSLQQDLPAEEDTRLQQWLAESTANRETYQRARELWTMRLADFPAYQAADEATAWGALMQQLQEKKTAPVVTMCSGKDHFIRNWTAIAAVLLVMAAGIVWYLLPDRNGQVYTTATIQREITLPDGSSITMQPYTEVRVGGRYNQRDRAVQLIKGEAFFKVTHNANLPFLVNMNESSVKDIGTSFNIRRSPDTIKLAVISGKVAFFGNDNQETRELSAGMSLAYDVVKRNFTEWAPSSDHGVTNRENLLYFDHTVLTDVVKQIDKVYGKKIELGSSAIGERKLKANLQGLSFDKALQVICTSLNLDYTDKNGIIVLKDKENK from the coding sequence ATGGATCCTTTATCTGAACATACTATCCCCTGGGACCTGATCGCCGATTCTTTGCAGCAGGATTTGCCTGCTGAAGAAGACACCAGGCTGCAACAATGGCTTGCTGAAAGTACTGCCAACCGGGAAACCTATCAGCGGGCCAGGGAGCTCTGGACCATGCGCCTGGCAGATTTTCCTGCTTACCAGGCTGCCGATGAAGCAACTGCCTGGGGGGCGCTGATGCAACAATTACAGGAGAAGAAAACAGCGCCTGTAGTTACCATGTGTTCAGGAAAAGATCATTTCATACGGAACTGGACAGCAATAGCAGCCGTTTTACTCGTCATGGCCGCAGGTATTGTCTGGTACCTCTTGCCGGACAGAAACGGGCAGGTTTACACTACTGCTACTATACAAAGAGAGATAACTTTGCCAGACGGATCGAGTATTACCATGCAGCCTTATACTGAAGTGAGGGTGGGGGGCCGTTATAACCAGCGCGACAGGGCGGTGCAACTAATAAAAGGAGAGGCCTTTTTTAAAGTAACACACAATGCGAATTTACCTTTCCTGGTAAACATGAACGAATCGAGTGTGAAGGATATCGGTACCAGTTTCAATATCCGGCGTTCACCCGATACGATCAAGCTGGCGGTCATCAGTGGTAAAGTAGCATTCTTTGGGAATGATAATCAGGAGACGAGGGAATTATCGGCCGGCATGAGCCTGGCTTATGATGTGGTGAAGAGAAATTTTACAGAATGGGCGCCGTCGTCTGACCATGGCGTTACCAACCGTGAAAACCTGTTGTATTTCGATCATACAGTCCTGACAGATGTTGTGAAACAAATAGATAAAGTGTACGGGAAGAAAATAGAATTGGGCAGCAGTGCTATCGGAGAAAGGAAATTGAAAGCTAATTTACAGGGGCTGTCGTTCGATAAAGCATTGCAGGTCATTTGCACATCACTTAACCTTGACTATACCGATAAAAACGGCATTATTGTACTGAAGGACAAAGAAAACAAATAG
- a CDS encoding helix-turn-helix transcriptional regulator, translating to MNMRRDVFQAIADPTRRAILLLVAAQSMTAGAIAANFDTARPTVSKHLQILTECELLAQEQNGREIHYHINATKMKAIADFIEPFRQMWDDRFNKLESIMKNYQTKK from the coding sequence ATGAACATGCGAAGAGACGTTTTCCAGGCCATAGCGGATCCAACCAGGAGAGCAATATTATTGTTGGTTGCTGCACAGTCTATGACAGCTGGTGCCATCGCAGCGAATTTTGATACGGCCAGGCCTACGGTTTCAAAACACTTACAAATACTTACCGAGTGCGAATTGCTGGCACAAGAGCAAAACGGCCGGGAAATCCATTACCACATCAATGCAACAAAAATGAAAGCAATAGCCGACTTCATAGAACCTTTCCGCCAAATGTGGGACGACCGGTTTAATAAACTGGAATCCATCATGAAAAACTACCAAACAAAAAAATAG
- a CDS encoding head GIN domain-containing protein: MKKRFLLIALWGLVLSVAYSQKTVKDANAVSRQVSGFHAIEISGGIDLYLSQGNTEAVAVSAENNEDRDRIVTEVENGVLKIYYEKKGPGINWRGGRKMKAYVSAKTINALSASGGSDVQVDGTLNGSTMHVSLSGGADFKGRVAMNELAFSASGGSGVSVSGKAGKLNLNASGGSNVHAYDLTSDYCTVNSSGGSDVYVTVNKEIKAEASGGSDVYYKGSAAVTSSKSGGSDVKKVG, from the coding sequence ATGAAAAAACGTTTTCTGCTCATTGCCTTATGGGGATTGGTCCTGTCGGTTGCCTATAGCCAAAAAACAGTAAAAGATGCCAATGCCGTTAGCCGGCAGGTAAGTGGTTTTCATGCCATTGAAATATCCGGGGGTATAGACCTTTACCTGAGCCAGGGCAATACCGAGGCCGTGGCGGTTAGTGCCGAGAACAACGAAGACCGCGACAGGATCGTTACCGAAGTAGAAAACGGGGTGCTGAAAATATATTACGAAAAGAAAGGCCCTGGTATCAACTGGAGAGGCGGCAGGAAAATGAAAGCCTATGTATCGGCCAAAACAATCAATGCGCTATCGGCCTCCGGCGGATCGGATGTACAGGTTGATGGCACGCTGAATGGTTCCACAATGCATGTATCACTTTCTGGCGGCGCCGATTTCAAAGGGAGGGTAGCCATGAACGAACTGGCTTTTTCAGCCAGTGGAGGCAGCGGTGTATCGGTTTCCGGTAAGGCGGGAAAACTGAACCTGAATGCCTCCGGGGGCAGCAATGTGCATGCGTATGACCTCACCAGCGATTACTGTACCGTGAACTCCAGCGGGGGCAGTGATGTATATGTTACGGTGAACAAAGAAATCAAAGCCGAAGCCAGCGGCGGCAGCGATGTGTACTACAAAGGGAGCGCTGCTGTAACCAGTTCAAAAAGCGGTGGATCGGACGTAAAAAAAGTGGGCTGA